Sequence from the Melanotaenia boesemani isolate fMelBoe1 chromosome 21, fMelBoe1.pri, whole genome shotgun sequence genome:
TCTTTTTTATCGTTTTggtgaaaaaaactaaatcattttctcttcttttaaatgtatataGTTGACGTTTTAAGAATGCGAGACAAATGAAGTAGAAAACTGTTTAGACAAGTTGATTGTGTTGTGGGTAAAACAGGGAGTTTTTGGGTTTGTGGGTGTATGGGATAATCCTGTGTGCATGGAGTTATGTTGAGGAAGATGGACATGCTTACTAGGAAGTAAATATAGATAGTCTTTAAGATAATCTTTCATCATAAACTGTgatattagtaaaaaaaaaaaaaaaaaaaaactttattcacTTCTTTGCACAAAtggtgaaaagaaagaaaaaactggaaaaagattaattctttttttctgttgtattaGGCTTCTATTGAAATGCCTTttcccaaaaaaaaataataattaaaaaaaagtttataactAAACTTTTATTTGTGTAACACCTTTTCAGATAAATGATCAGACTTAAACACACTTATTTGTGTcctgaagttgttttttattatttctctccACTGGAATTGATACAACCCAAGTAGGTCCACATAATGTCACGGGCATACAGCTCTTTCCATCCACAAAAAGAACATCTTATGTGATGATACCAGATTAACAAACTTATTTCTTCTCAAATATTCACACTATCCACAAAATCAAAGGAAAAGCAAACTTTTTAGAGTATCATGTATTTTCATAAGTTGCTTTGCTTATGTTTGACACAGACATGGTCATACTCTCTTCACAAAAGACTTGCATTGGCTTTTCAGAGCCACACGTTCCTAACCATCATGAGTCAGAATAACTGCTGAACCTTTGCTCTACATTACAATTACACTAAGAAGGCTCAGGTTTGGGAGAATTAATAACAGATTATGTTTTGTACAGACCTACATTGTTCACCTCTTAAACAAGCTTAGATTCATGAGACCTTCTGACTGCcaaagcaaaagtaaaaaaggcGTCTCTCCTGGTTTGTTCAGGACATGGTTTACTGCTGGCCGGCAAAGTGCTTGTTGAGGATGCTCTTGGCCGTGTCAAGGGCAGCGTCAGCAGGGACGGGAATGTGAGGTGCAACGCCAGCTCCCTCCCAGGCTGGCCCAGCTGTTGTGTCTGAGTGGACTGTGGGAATGCTGAGGAAGATGCCGCTGTCTCCGACAGGGAAGATCTTTGGTGGGTGGGAACCCCCAGCAGTGGTCTCTCCAATAATCATAGCACGGCCTAGCTTTTTCATGATGTAAACAAACTCTTCTGCAGCACCTGAAGTAGCTCCACTGGTCAGGATGACAAGACTTTTCTTGGATCCGTACCTTGTGCCTAAACAAGATGGTGGAAATAAGGGGTTGAAAGAATGTCTGATAATTGAAGTGGAGAAGTGGCTTGTGGATAGCATTAAGGCTTGCGTAAAGGTATACTCAAGAAACTGGATTATTCATAGGAAAAGATAAATGGTAGGGTGCTGCTGAGgaataaatctaaacaaaagagaaagaatagCAGTGGGGAAACTTTAAAACTACATGCAAATTACATTCAAATATCTTTTAGCTCAGGGTcagctgagctttttttttatgtctgctCTGGTATACCTGAATGCATTTGATGTTTGGAAGCTATTGAGCAatacaacatattttattttcaaacacaTCATAGTGGAAGGAGACTTCAATCAGTGCAATGCACATCTTTGGACTATAATTCTGCAGAAAGAAGCGAGCACTGTGTCAGCATCTCACCAGCTGTTGCTAGCCTACATGTTAAAGGAAATCAAAGTAgtaatacaaaatgaaaataagaaaaaagaaaaaatttaaaattgttACCTGTGAGCTCAGAAAGGGTTAGGAGCTCTATGGTGGAACCAGATGGTCTGTCATATAGCTTGTCCAGCAGAATCTGCTTGTCTGCATCAAAGAAATAGGAGCAGAAACCTGCAATGGCAGTTGTTGGGCCACCAAGGTTGTTCCTGCAAAACAGTAATAACAGAAAGGCTTTAACTATAGTTGAAAATGTATAATTTGGGGACAATTACTCTACATCAGGAATGGACTAATGAGCTTGAGCAGATTTGCTGAATGATTTATAGAGTTACCTACCTAAGGTCAATGATCAGAGCATCTGTATTGATAACTTTGTTCCAGACGTGTTCAACAATGACCTGGGCGATGGGCTTGACCTCTTCAAAGTCTCCAAACATGTCAAAGCGCAGGTATCCGATGTTATTTTCAAGCACATCAGTGTGGAAGGAGACTTTAATCAGTGCAATATACATCTCCGGACTATAATCCTGCAGACAGAGTCAGCGTTTGTATGATCAGCACAGCAAATATGTGcttgtgaaaaagaaagaaatagcaTGGGCAAATATCTCtgcaaataaaaagtaattatttcattgtgtcAGCAGGGGTCTTACCACAGGTGGTAGAGCTGGGGTGTTGCTGGTGGTTTTGAGGCTTGCATCTCCAGAGAGAGCCTTTAGGTCAGCTGTCAGCTTTGTCTCCAGACCGGTCTTGGAGAGAACCATGCCAAACTCACCATTTCCCAGGTGCTCTTTCAGCTTTTCCGCAACATCTACCCCAACACTTTCGAAGGCGTAGTTGTTTGCAATCAGAGCTGCTGCTTCCTCAATTATGGCTGGAACTTGGGCGCGGAGGTTGATGATCTTGATACCGGTGGCGAGGGCATCCTCTGCATTGACTTCCACATCTGGGGTCATACCTGTGATTTCCCAGGTAGAGCCTGTGATGGGGTTGATGGACTTTGCAGTTGGCACAGTAACATAGAAATCAGTGTCGCCAACTTTTAGTTTATCAATTTTAACGGAGCCTCCAGCAGTCTTCTCACCCACGACGGTGGCTCTCTTCAGGTTCTGGAGGCAGTAGGCAACATCTTCAGCAACGccctttgtgtttttgctggTAAGGATGATTAGGGGCTTGGTTGTGCCATATCTCTGCCCCAGCAGTGTTGACATAGAAAACAGCTTTGTGGTGGTGTTGGAGGGACGGTCATAAACAGTGTCAATGTGAATCAGTGGCTCAGCTTCAGTGAAGTAAGACACAATGTAGGGGATGCCTGTGATGTCCCCGCTGCCAGTGTATCGTAAGTCAAAGATCAGAGCTGAGGTGGGCAAGATTTTATTCCAGACTACATCTAAAAGCAAAGGGCCAACCTTCTCAGCGACCTCCTCTCCAAGGATGTTATCAATCCTCATGTAACCAATGTTGCCTTCCAGGATGTCCAGTTTGATGGAGGTCTGGAGGACGGCAATGAGCTGCTCAGGGGGCAGAGGAGGCATCTGCGGGGGAGCCACAGGAACGTAGTTGGGCTCAAAGGAGACCTTCAGGCGTGGATCGTTGAGTGTGGTCTGGAAACCATTGCTTAGAACACTGGCCAGTGAATCCCCGTCTGGGATGCTGAGGACATCTGTGTTGCTGCCAGACGTTTCAATAGCTTCTTTCATCCCAACCAGCTTTTCTGGTGTGCAGTAATTGTCCATGACAATGCTTGCTAGATCTTTGATAAGGCTGAGGGAGAAAGAGGCATGCATAAAGGAAACATTTCCCAAAACTAGCAGAAATGCCAGCAGAAAACCAATCTTTTCCATTTTCGTCAGTTGTGTCCGACAGAGCGTTGAGCAGACTGGAAATGGAAGTTAGCGAGCAGAACCTCCTTCTCCAAAGAGGTTCTCCCACAACTGGCACTGTTTTGGCGGCAAGGTTTCTGTTAACACACTCATAAGAGGATTTAGCCCACAATAAACCTTTAATCGTATTATCCTGAGTGCTTCTGTAAGACAATAACAGCCTAGCAATGTAGGTGTAATAACAAGTGGGTGTTGGCAAAGATTCTGGTCTTCGATTTACACAAAGTAGTCTGGACAACTATTTAAAGCTGCCTGTGTTAAATACGGTCAGTTTTATAACTGAGAAATATTTAGACAGACACCACAAGTGTGGTGACAATATTTTTTCCTCCTGGGTAAGTCAATTATTTTCAGAGATTCTCTGTGTTACTGTGTAATTCTTGAAATTGTTATGCTAAATTACTCTCCTTAAGCTGTTTTGAAGATGAATTcagaagaaaatgttaaaaaaaagagggaaaaaagcttAAACTGAGCCCACGTGTGCTTCACTCAATGATTCATTTACAGTCTCGGAAAATTATTGATGCTGataaataaacactgaactCTTGTTTCAGGTGTGGTACACATTTATTAGCAGTGGTTCAACATAGCAGTGAGGTGAACAGGCTGATCCATATGAGTTTTGTTTGGGTCTTGCTCCCTCTGCTGGTAAATTATGTTTCTGTGGTACAGAAAAGCTTTGCCATCATGAACATAGCCTGAACAGATAGCGactcaaaaaacacaacaagggTTTTACATGacacagcaaacacaaacattgcCTTCTAATATGtagtttttaacagaaaatcaccaaaacaaccaaaaaaaataaaaaaataaaaaataaataaataataaaaaataaaaaataaaaaaataaataaaaaaaataaaataaaataaaaaaaatataataattaaaaaaaacaacaaagaaaaagagttgACTGATTGTGAATAAAACATGGAGGTGTAAGATTGCATGAAGTATTATCCGTTATATGTTTGTTTAAGCAAATTTCAATGTGGATTGGAAAAATAATCATGAAATGCCATCTCTGCATTACAAAGGCCGCACACACTGTAATATTTGACACTGGACTGGTGGCTAAACACAAGACAAATGATCAGTTTTACTTGAAATTTTAACTGCATATTACTCTTTCTTCAGTCGTCCTGCTATGATCTTCTGTGCTACTTGAAGAGCTTCATTTGCCTGGGCAATAACATTAGGCTCCACCCCTGAAAAACTCCACACTTTCCCAGTTTTAGCACTTAAAACAACCTGGTTAGGGATGGACGCGTACAAGATGCTGTCCCCGATTTGATAGGTTCCACTAGACAAAGACCCTCCAATTGTCGGCTCCCCAATAACTGTGGCCCGATTCAGGTCTTTCATGGTGCGAGTGAATACTTCAGCTGCTGACCCAGTCATATGACTTGTAAGGATGAAGAGACCTTTGGATGACCCGTATCTTTGACCCCTTATGTGAGGCAATGTCATGACTTCAGTCATGGTGTTGGTTGTGCGGTCGAAAACTGTGTAAAGATGCTGAAGAGGCTCAGCATCAAAGAAATAACTGCACAAGAGAGGAATTGCTGTTGAATAACCACCAGTGTTGTATCTCATGTCTATAATTAGGGCATCAGTGTTTACTATCTTGTTCCACACTAATTTTATAAGCTGAGGCCCGATGGCTTTAACCACCGCTATGTCCGCCATCATGTCAAACCTCAGATAGCCAACATTCCTCGGCAACACCTCAATTTTGAACAGAGCATCGATAATAAATCCAGCCTCTTCTGCTGTAGGAATCTTAGGAAAGTCATGAGGTGACTCAGGCTCAACATCGCAGTAGAAGACATGAAGACGGTGATCACCTGAACTATCATGTAGATCTGCTGTTAACTGTGATGCCAGAGACTCAAAGTCAACCACTGATCGGTATAATCCCTCAGCCCATTTACTTAACAGCACTTTACCAACTTGTAGGCCAACTTCATGGATGGCGTAATGTTTTTCTAACAGCTCCCCAACCTCCTCTATGAGAGATTGGAGACCTTTGTGAAACTCTGCAATTTCATAAACATGATTCACAGCTTCCTCAGCCAGCACAATGGCATCAGGGACCACACCGCCTCCCAGCCAGCATTCCCCATTGTTGTCTATAAAGTTTATAAAAGGGACGGTTATGGCGATTTCTGTTCCTTCTATTTGAAAGGTCTTTGAGTGCATCAGGTAACCAGATGTAATTTCCCCAATCACTGTGCCACGATGTAAGGACTGTATCAGGTAAGCGAGCTCTTCCCCAGTGCTTGCAGTGAAGTAGCTGGTTAAGACGTAAACACAACGCTTGGAACCGTAACTTGGACCCGTGATTTTGTCCAGAGAGTCATGTTCGGTTGTTGTGTTCTGAATTCGGTCATATATAGTGAAAAAATAATGGTTCTGGGAAAGGTCGTGTAGATAAGACAGTACCAGTGCAAGAGAGTTGGAGGATCCACCTGTGTTATAGCGCAGATCGATAATGAGGTTATTAGTATCTTTGAGGGGTTCCCACACCTTCTGAGCCATAAGCTCTTCTAGTTTAGCCATTGCAAGTGTTTCTACTAGCACGTCAAAGCGGACATAACCAATATTACCTGGGAGAATTTCCACTTTAAACTCTTTATCAATGTGGGCCTTCAGTAAGTCCAGACTGCCTGGTACTTTGTAAAGCTTAGAATCCTCTTCTACAATGGCAGCATTGTCATGCATGTATCTGATGATCAGTCGTGGATCTTCAGTAACAGTTTGAAGGTTCTGGTTGAGTCTGAATGCTAGGTCCTCCTCAGATactacagaaaataaatctgtttcttCCAAATGTTGTAGAAGTGCCGGAACTCTGTCAGTGAAAGCATAAAACCTCTTGATTATGTCAGAGATGCTTTGCACAACTTTTGGAATAGCTTTCCTGACAGCCAGAAGCGACTTGGCTTTTGCAACAGCTTCCTTGGCAATGGTGTTGACTGTTGGGGAAACGCCACTCACTTCCCAGCTTTGGCCTGTGATTGGATTGACAGATCTTGCAACAGGAACTGTTATGTAAAAGTCTGACTGAGCAATTCTaatcttttggacttttactGACCCACCAGCAGACCTTTCTCCCACTGTTATGGTCCTCTTAAGATTTTTCATTGTATATGCCACCGCCTCAGCAGCTCCAATGGTGCGCCTGCTGGTTAAAATAATAACATCCTTCTTCTTTCCATATCGGTCTCCTGTTATTGAAAGCATAGTCCACAGCTCCTTGGTTGTGTTTGAGGGTCTGTCATATACCGTGTCAATATGAATAAGGGGCTCAGGATCTGAGAAATAGGAGATTATGAAAGGAACGCCAGATAACTCTCCAGCTGTGCTGTACCTCAGGTCAAAGATTAGTGAGGATGTTTGAGCAATTTTGTCCCAGATGACATCCCGCCACAGAGATCCCAGCTTTGCTGCTGTCTTTTCCCCAATGATCTGATCCATCCGCAAATAGCCAACGTTGTTTTCCAAAATATCTACTTTAACAGAGTTTCTCACCAGCCGGATCAGTTGTTCTTTCGGAAGCGATGGGAGCATCGGTGGCATGACTTGAACGTAATTGGGCTCGTATGACACAGTCAGTCGTGGATCATTCAGGGCTCCTTGTACTCCCACTGTGAGCACAGCCGCCAGGGTCTTCCTGTCTGAAATCTGCAGGATTTCTCCACTGTTGATAGCTTGCTGGATGGCTTCTTGCATCCCAACCAGGTTCTCAGGGAGACAGTAGTTTTCCAAAAGAATCTTGGCCATTTCTATGACCAGAGCTGGCTGGAACGATCCGCTGACAGatagaaaacataaaagaagcAGCCATGGCAGTGAGGAGGTGTTTTGCGCCATCATTACAGTCCTCTTCCACACTTAGGAGAAGAAAATCACACAACCTTCCTTTTCACCAGATTTCATTTGTCTGTGCTAAGAGAGGCAGGATTTTCATTGGGGGGAAAATATTGTCATAGATTTTTGGACAGCAATGTCAGCATAAGAGGCTTTTGTCCCCAATAAACCTTTAATCgcattatttttatgttccaACCAACAGACTACagcagaaagaataaaaatttgTAAATGGGAGGTGCAGCTTCTTATCTTTTATCCAGATGATACATGCTTTGATTGATTTGACGTCTGAATcatttttcagatgtgttgTGTACCATTTCAACTGTTCTTTAGGGTTGAGCACATTTGGTGAACGGAAAAGAAATGCTGCTGGACTGATCAGAAACTCTcactctcctccctcctccttaTCAATCTCGCTCGCTTGTCTGTTACAGGAGGCTTATGTTGGTGTATTTTGGTGCTGCTGGTAGCTTTAGAGGTCATGTCTGGGTCGCTCCGTGGGTGACATGATTACACAGTTTGTGGAAATACAGCAAAGCCTTCTTAAAATACATACAGGATGAGATTTGGGTGAAAAAGGGAGATGCTCACTTTCTCCCTTTGTCTTAGTTTTTGCCTTCTGGATATTTGCTTACGTATTTGAGCAGGTCCACATACTGATGGAAGAGGTCATTTTAGCTGATGAGGACCTTGACAGACCCTAATCCAGGCAATTATGTAGCATGTAGCAGCTTCCTAATACATAATGCTCAGTTAATCTTAGCGTCTTAACTTTTAATACCACTTCACAGTTTACATAATATAATCCTCTCTTTGCCAACTTCCAGGATAGTAACTAAGAGCTTTGAAACACTGAAATCTATCAAACTTTGTCCTTTTGTGTCGACTGTAAAAACTATAACAGTACTGTCGATAGTATAATCACAGCGAGTCCTAAATCAAATATACactaaacatgtaaacatgtagaTTTACAGTCATGTTGAATGAATAAGTTCAGCAACTTACAGGAGACTTTTAATTTTCCCTTGTGGAGCTTTAATCCTTGGGTGGATTATTACCCAATGTCTCCTGGGCACAGAATTGTTCACAGCTCCTTCTTTCCAACACACAGGCAAACTCTCAAAATAAGATGGGGACAAATAATGTAAATTTTAGATGATTTTAAGTCTTAGTGCTTAATTTGAACAATTTTGAGTCTCTTTGTGGttatttgagtttatttaaagGTGTGCGGAGTAAATTTGCATCCCCCTTGATATGGTTTTGTGCCTCTTTCTTTTGCCTTAGAGATCAGTCCAACTTGATATCTAAatataaatgttctgttttagGTTGTAATGACCTGGGTCTAAAAAACCACGACTCACAATAAAGAGGGCtatatttacaattttataCCTTTCTGTAGTCCATTCCAAGTGAATagtgaaattttttttatatggaaTCCAtcaaaaaacagggaaaaacatgcatttaaagGTAATAGGTAGTTGTGTCCTtgacttttgactggtactgtaccTTAAATTATGCAAAAAAGTATCCCACAATGCATAGTGAGGCATAGTCTGGGCCCAGGCTAGGACTCAAACCTCGCTGTACTGAGGAGCTGTAGCCTTTATACTAGGGGCGGCTGCCCAACCAGTTGAACTATACACTCTGCACCctgtaaaattttatttttctccatgtttcacaCCTGTATTCATTTGCTAATTGCCACACATCTGTactctttttcctcttctctttctgaaGGACCTCTTCGGAACTCATCCCGAGGGCGCACAGCATTCTGAGGGACTGTACTCACCCAGGACACCGGGTGTTTGACCTGCTGCCCTCAGGTTGTAGAGACAGAGTCGGATACAGAGAGATCACACATTAACAGACTCAGAGACAATTTTTACAACAATGCAACAACGCTGATCAATGCCTCGCTTCTTTGAAGTGGACCATGAACAAAGTGAAATAtgctaaatatgttttttttctctgttttatggCTGCACTATTTATACTCTGTTTATCTTATTCTGTACATAGTTTTTGATACAGCATTTCTCATTTCACCTAATGTGGGTCAGCAGACCAGTCTTGTACTGCACATTGTACTTTAGTATAAAGATAATAAAGATTTTGTCTTATCGATCTTATCTTAAACACCCCTTCAACATATATATAGTACAGTTTATTTTGATCTGTGCcaattttttatcaatttttggcacgtgttttttaaagttaaaacttcactctgctcagtttttttttattttatttattcatttatttattttttggaatCTTTGTCAGTGGACACAGAGCTTTTGTTTAATAGTAGTTTGTTATTATCTTGTCCACTTGCTTTGTTACATGACAACTTCAAACTAATTCTGGAGGCCTCCAGACCCTTTACCAAAATCTTTTATGTTCAATATCAgggatgaaaatgaaaatgacacaaaagCAGCTTATGCTGAAACTATTTTTGCACTGTTTATcagtaaagttttaaataaaggcTAAAGTAAAATGAGTCCTTTTTTCTTGGACTGTTGACAGACATTAAAATGGGATTGGCTTGTCTTGGTAGTGGTGCTATTTTAGGAAAGAACTATTTGAGTTGACACTTACAGGATGTTCAGGCGTTTGCACAATCTTCTTTCCCTCATTGGTCTTGAAGGTTCAGCTCTGATAAGCTAGTGTCACTGACTTCAGATATTTACAAAGCTGACAGAAAGTACTACTACACAATGAGAACTGAAAATAAGCAAAATTACTTAAAGgacattaaaataattgtttttttctttctctctctgttatGTCATAGTAAACCACCACATATTTCTGATGTATAATCTGAATGTCATCACACTCTTAAAATAATGGCCAAAGTAATTTTTTCAAGTTtccctaaaacacacacacacacacacacacacacacacacacacacacacacacacacacacacacacacacacacacacacacacacacacaaatccttTACTTATTGGGTTccgtttgttgtgtttttcaaaaaacttgaaaaaagaGGTAGACAATGTGTTATCTTTTATCAGAAGAGCAATGAAAAGggatttggcacagtttggatGAGGAACAAGGGACTGTAGACCTTTCCACTCACCACCAGCAGGGGGCGCCAGCGAGATCCAGTTTGAAGTGGATTGAGTGATAGGTCAAAGGTAAGGGCCTGGGGGAACAAGAGGGTCTTGAGATCTGTGATAACATTGCTTCCCTGTCGACCTGGTCTCAGCTAAGCAGTTaaaagatgaatgaatggatgtttACAACTAATAGTGGAAAAAgactttacttctttttttagtAGACAAAAATCCACAGAGTagcaacaaatttaaatattttattcagtcttCTTGTCTCCACCGCTAGCTTTGCTTCAATCAAACAATCACTGTTAAGCTGCTTTAGCTTTTATACATAATAGTAATCTGATTGTGtataatacataaaatacatacacAGAACATTATATACTTTAATAACATTTGTCTTGTTACAGATGTGAAATTTGTTGGTGCTCattgtttatatgtatataaaaaaatcttgtaGGTGTTCATATTTCTTCCTAAATATTAACTGCTTATTTCAGAGTACTTCAGACCTTAGAAGTTGTTATATAGTCCGTCACCTTTAtatattgaattgaatttaaaagaaatataaacatttgaaccacttttaaaaataatataaccaCCCTCTCCGACTACCTGCAGCCACACTCTGCCACCTTCATCTCTTCATAAAGGTATCTTATGGTGATCCGTCCATTCTCTTGATACATGACTGTGATAGGGGCCAGTTTTATGGGGACGCAGCACGCCATGTTGGCTTTCTTGGGGTCCCTGATGTTCATCAGTGTCTGGATGAGTGCATGCTTTGATGGGCTTGATTCATCTGTCAGCGGGTGGTAACACAGACCTCGGCATTCAAAGGCATCGTATTCTGGAGGCGCCACGATCCAGCTGTCCCAGCCGATGTCTTTAAACCTCACTTTGAGCGAGGTTCTCCGGCAGTGTTCCCTCTCTGCCCTTCTTTTCGTTCTCCGCGGGTGCTGAGCATTAGGAATCTCATTTGGAAGTTGATCTCCTCGGTTCCAGTCGGCCCCTGAGTGCAGGAGGATTTCTTCCTCATGAAGGATCATGTCACTTAGCTCCTTCTTTGCCTCCCTCCTCCTGCTACCAAAGTCATCTGAGAAGACTATTAAAGCAGCTGAAGTATTTTCTCCAACAGACATGCTCACATTTAAACAGCTGGCTGCCTCCTCTTCATTATCAGAGGCGCCGCAGTCCCTTCTGTCCACC
This genomic interval carries:
- the rbp3 gene encoding retinol-binding protein 3 — encoded protein: MEKIGFLLAFLLVLGNVSFMHASFSLSLIKDLASIVMDNYCTPEKLVGMKEAIETSGSNTDVLSIPDGDSLASVLSNGFQTTLNDPRLKVSFEPNYVPVAPPQMPPLPPEQLIAVLQTSIKLDILEGNIGYMRIDNILGEEVAEKVGPLLLDVVWNKILPTSALIFDLRYTGSGDITGIPYIVSYFTEAEPLIHIDTVYDRPSNTTTKLFSMSTLLGQRYGTTKPLIILTSKNTKGVAEDVAYCLQNLKRATVVGEKTAGGSVKIDKLKVGDTDFYVTVPTAKSINPITGSTWEITGMTPDVEVNAEDALATGIKIINLRAQVPAIIEEAAALIANNYAFESVGVDVAEKLKEHLGNGEFGMVLSKTGLETKLTADLKALSGDASLKTTSNTPALPPVDYSPEMYIALIKVSFHTDVLENNIGYLRFDMFGDFEEVKPIAQVIVEHVWNKVINTDALIIDLRNNLGGPTTAIAGFCSYFFDADKQILLDKLYDRPSGSTIELLTLSELTGTRYGSKKSLVILTSGATSGAAEEFVYIMKKLGRAMIIGETTAGGSHPPKIFPVGDSGIFLSIPTVHSDTTAGPAWEGAGVAPHIPVPADAALDTAKSILNKHFAGQQ
- the LOC121633024 gene encoding retinol-binding protein 3-like, which encodes MAKILLENYCLPENLVGMQEAIQQAINSGEILQISDRKTLAAVLTVGVQGALNDPRLTVSYEPNYVQVMPPMLPSLPKEQLIRLVRNSVKVDILENNVGYLRMDQIIGEKTAAKLGSLWRDVIWDKIAQTSSLIFDLRYSTAGELSGVPFIISYFSDPEPLIHIDTVYDRPSNTTKELWTMLSITGDRYGKKKDVIILTSRRTIGAAEAVAYTMKNLKRTITVGERSAGGSVKVQKIRIAQSDFYITVPVARSVNPITGQSWEVSGVSPTVNTIAKEAVAKAKSLLAVRKAIPKVVQSISDIIKRFYAFTDRVPALLQHLEETDLFSVVSEEDLAFRLNQNLQTVTEDPRLIIRYMHDNAAIVEEDSKLYKVPGSLDLLKAHIDKEFKVEILPGNIGYVRFDVLVETLAMAKLEELMAQKVWEPLKDTNNLIIDLRYNTGGSSNSLALVLSYLHDLSQNHYFFTIYDRIQNTTTEHDSLDKITGPSYGSKRCVYVLTSYFTASTGEELAYLIQSLHRGTVIGEITSGYLMHSKTFQIEGTEIAITVPFINFIDNNGECWLGGGVVPDAIVLAEEAVNHVYEIAEFHKGLQSLIEEVGELLEKHYAIHEVGLQVGKVLLSKWAEGLYRSVVDFESLASQLTADLHDSSGDHRLHVFYCDVEPESPHDFPKIPTAEEAGFIIDALFKIEVLPRNVGYLRFDMMADIAVVKAIGPQLIKLVWNKIVNTDALIIDMRYNTGGYSTAIPLLCSYFFDAEPLQHLYTVFDRTTNTMTEVMTLPHIRGQRYGSSKGLFILTSHMTGSAAEVFTRTMKDLNRATVIGEPTIGGSLSSGTYQIGDSILYASIPNQVVLSAKTGKVWSFSGVEPNVIAQANEALQVAQKIIAGRLKKE